The Mucilaginibacter gracilis genomic interval TTACAGGGCTTATAGCTACTTGCGAATAACCTTTAAGTGTGTTAAAAGCATCCTTTGTCATGGTAGGCAACACATCGTTGGGGTAATAGGTTACCTCCAAATCATCGTATATCTTTTGATTTAACTGGCTGGACGAGCTTAGGTTATATTGTGTTTGTGCACCCGGCGGGTTAGGTGCGGCTTTGCGGTTAACATAAACCTGCGCATCAACCACGCTCACAGTATCGCCGGGGGTTCCTTGGCAGCGTTTTATATAGTTTTCGCGCTTATCAACCGGGCGATAAAGTGGCGAATCGGCATCTACCGGGTAGTTAAATACAACTACGTCGCCTTTTTTAACTTCGCTTAATCCCGGCAAACGATAATAAGGCAATTTAATACCGTCCCAATAAGCCTTGGTATTTAATAAAGGCATGGTATGGTGTGCAAAAGGGAAGGCAACGGGCGTCATGGGTGTGCGGGCACCGTAGTTTACTTTACTTACAAACAAAAAATCGCCAACCAGGAGCGACCGCTCCATTGATGGTGTTGGTATAGTGTAGGCCTCAATAAACAGTGTGCGGATTAATGTGGCAGCTACAACGGCAAATATAATAGCTTCTGTCCATTCTTGAGTAGACGATTTTTTTATATTTTTTTGATATTTCTCTTTGAACTCTTCGCTTGTTGACGGACCTAAATATTGAGTTTTGGGATCAAACCCCCAAATGGGTAAATATATAAATTGTAATACTACCCCTTTAATTATATCGCCAAAGGAGGTCTTACCAAATGATTTTATAAAATCAATGGTTATGCCAACACCAACAATAATGTTAATGGCCGGTATAAAAAGAAGTATCACCCACCATTTAGGTCTACCACTTAGCTCTATCATAACATATAAGTTATAAATAGGAATGAATGCTTTCCATCCAGCTTCACCCGCTTTCTCAAATAATTTCCACAATCCGATGTATGGTAGTACTATAAGTACTATAACGGCTATTACAAAATATACTACATTCATTATATTATTTACTTAAAACGTCAAAATTAAACATATCGGCAGCACTAAAAAACCCTTTCTTATCCTTTAACCATTCGGCGGCCATTACGGCACCCAAAGCAAAACCATTGCGGTTGTGTGCTGTGTGCTTAAATTCAATCATA includes:
- the lepB gene encoding signal peptidase I — protein: MNVVYFVIAVIVLIVLPYIGLWKLFEKAGEAGWKAFIPIYNLYVMIELSGRPKWWVILLFIPAINIIVGVGITIDFIKSFGKTSFGDIIKGVVLQFIYLPIWGFDPKTQYLGPSTSEEFKEKYQKNIKKSSTQEWTEAIIFAVVAATLIRTLFIEAYTIPTPSMERSLLVGDFLFVSKVNYGARTPMTPVAFPFAHHTMPLLNTKAYWDGIKLPYYRLPGLSEVKKGDVVVFNYPVDADSPLYRPVDKRENYIKRCQGTPGDTVSVVDAQVYVNRKAAPNPPGAQTQYNLSSSSQLNQKIYDDLEVTYYPNDVLPTMTKDAFNTLKGYSQVAISPVIAKRGTGDPSVFPNFRNFTKLYPLNGKTPQYNWNVDNFGPIIIPKKGWTVKLDSLTMPLYGRAIEVYENNKVVIKGNDIFINGTKTDTYTFKMNYYWMMGDNRHDSEDSRFWGFVPEDHIVGKALFIWMSWDDNASFIHKIRWSRLFRGIH